GGGCCCAGGCAAGTTCTTTGGACGCCAGTGGCCAGATCTCGTCGCGGAAGTGCAGCGGTCCGTCGCCGGGGAACGCGTCGGCGGTGAAGTACTTCGGCAGAGGTGGCCGCGCGGCCGCGATGTCGTAGGAGAGTTTCGCGTGATACGGCACCCCGCGTCGCGAGCCTGCGTAGAGCACCGGCTCTCGGCCCGAAGGTGTGTACACCAGTGTGCCGTTCTCGCTCCGTGCAAAGGTGCCACCGCGACTTTCCGCGAGCAATACCATCCAATCGATGAATGCCAGCCCGAGTCCGGCAACCAACACCGGCTCACTCGCAGGTACCGGTCCCGGGTCCAGATCTGCGGTGTATCCGGGGCCGATGTACGTCAACCCGTGGGCATTCGCGAAGTCTGCTAATTCTGTCTCCCGTTGTGAGGCAAGCGCATCGGGATGGCCTTGCGCGAGCAGAACGACGTCGGCGTGGATGTTCGACCCGTCGTCGAGGGTGAGGACTTGCTCGCTCGACACATCGACGACCCGCGCCCGGTGCACCCGCACGTGCGCGCTGGACCCAGCGATGGCGCGCTCGAACACCCAACCGAGGTAGCGACTCTGAAGGGTGCGTGAGGCGAACGATCCGGGCGTGAACCGCTCGAGCTCGTCCTGAAGTTCGGGGTCCGCGCGCAGTGTGTCTACGTTGTCGAGAACCCACTCGGCAAGGGTTGGACCCGTTCGGATGGGTCCGTCCACAACGGTGGTGTCGTCGGTGAACATGGTGACATCGGCCGCTACTGAATTCATCCACAGCAGGGGTGGTTGGCTGCCGCGCCAAATCCTGCCTGCCCCGGGCGGGAAGGGATCGATCACGTGGACGCGGATATCCGCCGCGGACTCTCGTGCCAGAAGCCGTTCCAGTACCCCGGTACCGCGGGGGCCTGCGCCGACTATCGCAATGGTGAACGCGGTCACTGGCTTCCTTCCCGAGTGTGCAGACGTCTCGAAATCAAGTATGCACGTGCCGAAATCGGGGAATGCAGGTGTAAAAAATCACGCTGAGTCGAAGTCTTCCCTTTTCGGCCGGCGGCACTTTACCGTCGTTCCACATGACACTCGCAACAGTTCGGCTCGAGGGCGCATGAGCGAGCGTCGTCGCACACTGAAGACCGTCACCGGCGTCAGTGGTGGAACCGATATCTACGACGCGGCAGTCGATTCCACCAAGTCCACTCTCGATCAGGCGCTCGAGGTTGCCAGAATTGCGGAGGCCAACAAGATCGATGCGCTCTTCGCGGCCGACCTGCTGAGCTTCGGGTCGCAAGGTGCTATCGGCGCCCAAGAACCGTTGATCTATCTGGCCGCGCTGGCTGCGGTCACCTCGGATGTCGGGCTGATCGCGACCGTCACCACGACGTTCCATCATCCGTTCAACCTGGCGAGGCTCTTCGGGACGCTCGACCATGTCAGCAACGGCCGCGCCGCGTGGAATGCCGTCACCTCGTCGCTGGGGGAGGAGAACTACAGCGACCTGGACCTACCGAGCCCGGAGGAGCGGTATGCACGCGCCACCGAGTCGCTCGAGGTGGTGAACAAGTTGTTCGACAGCTGGAAGCCCGGCGCATTGACGCCGGGGCCGAACGGTGCCGAGTTGGATGCCACGCTGGTGGAGCGCATCGACCATCGGGGCAAGTACTTTACCGTCCAGGGTCCGCTGAACATTCCTGCGTTGCCGCAGCGTCGACCGGTACAGTTCCAGGCCGGGCAGTCTGCAGGCGGGATCGAGTTGGGTGCCCGATTCGCGGAGGTGGTGTTCACCTCGCTCGCGACCCTCGAAGACGCCGTCACCTACACCAAGGCCGTGAGAACCCGGGCCGCCGAACTGGGCCGCGGCGACCAACTGCCCCTGATCTTCAGTTCCTTCCACGCCACCTACGGCGCATCGGAAGCCGAGGTGGCGCGGATCGTTCGCGAGGCCGAGGATGCGACCGACTTCGAGGCCGGAAGAATACGGCTCGAAGACATGCTCGGTGGTGGCGTCGATCTGTCCGAGGTGCCACTGGACCAGCCGATCCCGGAGTCGGTGTTGCCCGACCCGTCCTCGGTCAACCGTCGACGCGGCCGAGTGGAGATCTTCGGCAAACTGGCGGCGCAGGGAAAGACGCTGCGTGAGTTGATCATCGCGTCGAAGGACACCGGCCACTGGGCAGCGGCGGGAACCCCCGAGCAACTGGCCGACGCCATCCAGGAACGCTACGACGCGGGGGTTCTCGACGTCATCTCCGTCGGGGGCCTGACCGACCCACGGACCGGAGACTTCGTTCTCAACGGACTGTTCCCGGAACTGCGCAAACGGGGCATCCTCGGCACCGATTACATCGGCGGAACCTTCCGCGAAAATGTCGAACTTCCTCCCTTGCCACCATTCGAATCAGCGTGATTGCAACGGGTGCATATTCTGCGCATCGAGCCTAGCGTCAGGGTCATGACCTGGCTCAAAGCGCGAGTAGCGGCTCTCATCGACCGCCTCGGATCGCAGCCTGCGTGCACCCACGCTGCGGTCGACTTCGGCATCCGCGGCTGACGTCGCAAGCGTTGCTTCGAGGTAGACCGTTACGGCGTGCCGTCACCGCGCCGAGTGTCGATCATCCGTAGTAGGAATCCCACCACGTCAGCACTCGGGTTCCGATCAAGGTGAGCCACTTCGAGCGTTCGCCCTCTGGTGCGTCGATATCGAACCACACCTGACCTGGATGAGGGTGGCCCTGCAACCACGTTCCATCGCTCTGGCGGGCGGCTCTGATGGTTCCGATCGCCTCCTCCATACGGGGATCGGGCGCTGTCCCATCGAGAAGGGAGGCCTGCCGAAAGTAGTCGGCGGCATGGAGGGCGCTGTACGTCCAACGGGATGGGTGGAAGAATTCATCCACCCATGGCCCGACGTGCTTGCCCGTGGACAGGGTGTGCAGCAGTTTTCGCCTCAGCAGATATTCTTCACCGGTTTGCCGGGCAGCCCGAGTTCTTTCCGTGGCACCAATGGCCTTGTCGTGCTCCAGCAATCCTTTCAACGAGTTCAGTGTCGAGTGAAACGATGAGCGGGTGGATCCCTCGACCCACTCGCAGTTCCAACCACCGTCCGGCAGTTGGCGTTCGAGAAACCACTGAACGATGCCCTCGACGTCCGCACCAAGCCACACCCCGTTGGCGACCGTCCACGCGTTGATGCAGCAGTCGACCTCGCCGCCCCAGTACGGCAGGTTGTCGTACTCCCACCGACTGTTCTTGTCGAGCAACTCGACCGTGCGGCGCGCTCGCAGGACCGCGGGGTCGAGACCCCACTCGCGCAGCGAATTCAGCGACCAAGTGGTCGCAGTCCAGGGTTGTCCCGAAGCCGCGGAACTATCGAAATCCGCAGGGAAGA
The nucleotide sequence above comes from Rhodococcoides fascians A25f. Encoded proteins:
- a CDS encoding FAD/NAD(P)-binding protein, coding for MTAFTIAIVGAGPRGTGVLERLLARESAADIRVHVIDPFPPGAGRIWRGSQPPLLWMNSVAADVTMFTDDTTVVDGPIRTGPTLAEWVLDNVDTLRADPELQDELERFTPGSFASRTLQSRYLGWVFERAIAGSSAHVRVHRARVVDVSSEQVLTLDDGSNIHADVVLLAQGHPDALASQRETELADFANAHGLTYIGPGYTADLDPGPVPASEPVLVAGLGLAFIDWMVLLAESRGGTFARSENGTLVYTPSGREPVLYAGSRRGVPYHAKLSYDIAAARPPLPKYFTADAFPGDGPLHFRDEIWPLASKELAWAHYYELFAAHPERTSGSWTDFECGLTEIDWQSEELVRFVEQYVPKDDDRIDLARIDKPFAGVRFESLEDVRTHLDEYIVTDLRRRADPHYSSDAAVFSALLSVYMTIGELLRRGRIPAHSVATDVEGWLHSFFSFVASGPPPLRLEQLLALSRAGIVQFLGPEVTFATEGDRFVARSAAHDVVIHADTLIDARLPVASIARAGDELLRTLHARGDVTDIRATERSAAKVAVDGHSRLITASGEIAGNRYAVGPWVAGHTWSSAFPRPRTNAGFFRHNDQLAAELLRHRL
- a CDS encoding NtaA/DmoA family FMN-dependent monooxygenase (This protein belongs to a clade of FMN-dependent monooxygenases, within a broader family of flavin-dependent oxidoreductases, the luciferase-like monooxygenase (LMM) family, some of whose members use coenzyme F420 rather than FMN.) — protein: MSERRRTLKTVTGVSGGTDIYDAAVDSTKSTLDQALEVARIAEANKIDALFAADLLSFGSQGAIGAQEPLIYLAALAAVTSDVGLIATVTTTFHHPFNLARLFGTLDHVSNGRAAWNAVTSSLGEENYSDLDLPSPEERYARATESLEVVNKLFDSWKPGALTPGPNGAELDATLVERIDHRGKYFTVQGPLNIPALPQRRPVQFQAGQSAGGIELGARFAEVVFTSLATLEDAVTYTKAVRTRAAELGRGDQLPLIFSSFHATYGASEAEVARIVREAEDATDFEAGRIRLEDMLGGGVDLSEVPLDQPIPESVLPDPSSVNRRRGRVEIFGKLAAQGKTLRELIIASKDTGHWAAAGTPEQLADAIQERYDAGVLDVISVGGLTDPRTGDFVLNGLFPELRKRGILGTDYIGGTFRENVELPPLPPFESA
- a CDS encoding squalene cyclase, coding for MVADSLRSWLIDSDPALRWQVERDLLDEPSEVWEATRARVATEGFGARLLALQDPDGQWAGGAFFPADFDSSAASGQPWTATTWSLNSLREWGLDPAVLRARRTVELLDKNSRWEYDNLPYWGGEVDCCINAWTVANGVWLGADVEGIVQWFLERQLPDGGWNCEWVEGSTRSSFHSTLNSLKGLLEHDKAIGATERTRAARQTGEEYLLRRKLLHTLSTGKHVGPWVDEFFHPSRWTYSALHAADYFRQASLLDGTAPDPRMEEAIGTIRAARQSDGTWLQGHPHPGQVWFDIDAPEGERSKWLTLIGTRVLTWWDSYYG